In one Bacteroides intestinalis DSM 17393 genomic region, the following are encoded:
- a CDS encoding Hsp20/alpha crystallin family protein codes for MMPVRRTQNWLPSIFNDFFDNEWMEKANATAPAINVLETEKEYKVELAAPGMTKDDFNVHIDEDNNLVISMEKKTENKEEKKDGRYLRREFSYSKFQQTMILPDNVDKEKIAAQVENGVLNINLPKFSAEEKQKNKKSIEVK; via the coding sequence ATGATGCCTGTTAGAAGAACTCAAAATTGGTTACCAAGTATCTTCAATGATTTCTTTGATAACGAATGGATGGAAAAAGCCAATGCAACCGCTCCGGCTATCAACGTACTGGAAACGGAAAAGGAGTACAAAGTAGAATTGGCTGCTCCGGGAATGACCAAAGATGACTTCAATGTTCATATCGACGAAGACAACAATCTGGTTATCAGCATGGAAAAGAAGACTGAGAACAAGGAGGAAAAGAAAGACGGTCGCTATCTGCGTCGTGAATTCTCATACTCTAAGTTCCAACAGACCATGATATTGCCGGACAATGTGGACAAGGAAAAGATTGCAGCACAAGTAGAAAATGGCGTGCTGAACATCAATCTGCCGAAATTCTCAGCCGAAGAAAAACAGAAGAATAAGAAATCCATTGAAGTGAAATAA
- the arsB gene encoding ACR3 family arsenite efflux transporter encodes MEKKQGIGFFERYLTLWVTLCIIAGIAVGQWLPAIPQTLSKFEYANVSIPVAILIWLMIYPMMLKVDFQSVKNVGKRPKGIIVTCVTNWLIKPFTMFGIAYLFFYAIFKVFIPEDLAKEYLAGTVLLGAAPCTAMVFVWSHLTKGDAAYTLVQVAVNDLIILVAFAPIVALLLGVGGVTIPWDTLFLSVLLFVVIPLSAGVITRTWVIRRKGIEYFNHVFIRKFDNYTVGGLLLTLIILFSFQGETILNTPLHILLIAVPLVLQTILIFFVAYRWAKWWKLPHNVAAPAGMIGASNFFELAVAVAISLFGLQSGAALATVVGVLVEVPVMLTLVRMANKTQKWFPE; translated from the coding sequence ATGGAAAAGAAGCAAGGAATTGGATTTTTTGAACGATATCTTACCCTATGGGTTACCTTGTGTATTATTGCCGGAATTGCCGTAGGCCAATGGCTTCCGGCGATACCGCAAACCTTGAGCAAATTTGAATACGCCAATGTTTCTATACCTGTGGCAATTCTAATATGGTTGATGATCTATCCCATGATGCTGAAAGTAGATTTTCAGAGCGTTAAGAATGTGGGTAAACGCCCTAAAGGGATAATCGTTACTTGCGTTACGAACTGGCTTATAAAGCCTTTTACAATGTTTGGAATAGCCTATCTATTCTTTTATGCCATCTTCAAGGTTTTTATACCCGAAGATTTAGCTAAAGAATATCTGGCAGGTACGGTCTTGCTTGGGGCAGCTCCTTGTACGGCGATGGTCTTTGTATGGAGTCATTTAACAAAAGGTGACGCCGCCTACACGCTGGTGCAGGTAGCTGTAAACGACTTGATAATATTAGTTGCTTTTGCTCCTATTGTTGCCTTATTATTGGGTGTCGGCGGTGTCACAATTCCGTGGGATACACTGTTTCTATCCGTATTGTTGTTCGTTGTCATTCCGCTTTCAGCAGGAGTGATAACCCGGACATGGGTTATCAGACGAAAAGGAATAGAATACTTCAACCATGTATTTATCCGTAAATTTGATAATTATACGGTTGGAGGATTACTTTTGACGCTTATTATCCTGTTTTCTTTTCAAGGAGAAACAATATTAAATACCCCCTTACATATTCTCTTGATAGCCGTCCCGCTTGTCCTGCAAACAATCCTGATTTTCTTCGTCGCTTATAGATGGGCGAAATGGTGGAAATTACCCCACAATGTGGCTGCTCCGGCCGGAATGATCGGTGCAAGTAATTTCTTTGAACTGGCTGTGGCCGTGGCCATATCTCTTTTTGGCTTACAATCCGGTGCTGCATTGGCCACCGTTGTGGGTGTACTTGTGGAGGTTCCGGTAATGCTTACGCTGGTACGGATGGCAAATAAGACCCAAAAGTGGTTTCCTGAATGA
- a CDS encoding ATP-binding cassette domain-containing protein, with the protein MEHAVVVDNVTKKYGAVEALKGVSLTVPSGELFGIIGPDGAGKTSLFRILTTLLLPDSGNASVCGLDIAKDYKEIRRRVGYMPGRFSLYQDLTVEENLNFFATVFHTTIEENYELVKDIYQQIEPFRKRRAGALSGGMKQKLALSCALIHKPDVLFLDEPTTGVDPVSRKEFWGMLCRLKEQGITIIASTPIIDEARQCDRIAFINEGQIHGIDTPERILNQFASILCPPGLEHGKVEQKDEYVIEVDKLTKRFGNFTAVDHISFKVHRGEIFGFLGANGAGKTTAMRMLTGLSHPTGGTVRVAGFDVATRTEDVKKNIGYMSQKFSLYEDLKVWENIRLFAGIYGMAEDEIARKTDELLERIGLSAERDTLVKSLPLGWKQKLAFSVSIFHEPKIVFLDEPTGGVDPATRRQFWELIYQAADRGITVFVTTHFMDEAEYCDRISIMVDGMIRALDTPDELKRQFKVATMDDVFQQLAREAVRTAD; encoded by the coding sequence ATGGAACATGCGGTTGTTGTAGATAACGTTACCAAGAAATATGGGGCGGTGGAGGCGTTGAAGGGTGTTTCCTTGACGGTTCCTTCCGGAGAGTTGTTCGGTATTATCGGACCTGACGGGGCGGGGAAGACTTCTCTTTTCCGTATCCTCACCACCTTGTTGCTTCCCGATAGTGGAAATGCTTCGGTGTGTGGTCTGGATATAGCGAAGGATTATAAAGAAATTCGTCGTCGCGTAGGCTATATGCCGGGACGTTTCTCCCTCTATCAGGACTTGACGGTAGAAGAAAACCTGAACTTCTTTGCTACTGTTTTCCATACCACCATTGAGGAGAATTATGAATTGGTGAAGGATATCTACCAGCAAATAGAGCCTTTCCGCAAACGCCGTGCCGGAGCTTTGTCCGGAGGTATGAAGCAGAAACTGGCGTTGAGTTGTGCGCTTATCCATAAACCGGATGTGCTTTTCCTCGACGAGCCGACAACAGGTGTAGACCCTGTTTCCCGCAAGGAGTTTTGGGGGATGCTTTGCCGGTTGAAGGAACAGGGTATCACCATCATAGCCTCTACGCCTATTATTGATGAGGCACGCCAATGTGACCGCATTGCTTTTATCAATGAGGGGCAGATACATGGGATAGATACTCCGGAACGTATTCTGAACCAGTTCGCAAGCATTCTCTGTCCGCCGGGGCTGGAACACGGCAAGGTGGAACAGAAAGATGAGTATGTCATCGAAGTGGATAAGCTCACCAAACGTTTCGGCAATTTCACGGCAGTGGATCATATCTCTTTCAAAGTCCATCGCGGCGAGATATTCGGCTTCCTAGGTGCCAACGGTGCCGGAAAGACTACTGCCATGCGCATGCTTACCGGATTGAGCCATCCCACAGGAGGCACGGTCCGCGTAGCCGGTTTCGATGTTGCCACACGGACGGAGGATGTGAAAAAGAATATCGGCTATATGAGCCAGAAGTTTTCTCTTTACGAAGACCTGAAAGTGTGGGAGAATATCCGGCTGTTTGCCGGGATTTACGGCATGGCAGAAGATGAAATAGCCCGCAAGACCGATGAACTTCTGGAACGTATCGGGCTGAGTGCCGAGCGTGATACGCTGGTAAAAAGTCTGCCGCTGGGCTGGAAACAGAAACTTGCTTTCTCCGTTTCCATCTTTCACGAGCCGAAGATCGTCTTTCTGGATGAGCCGACGGGTGGGGTAGATCCTGCTACCCGTCGCCAGTTCTGGGAGCTTATTTATCAGGCTGCCGACCGGGGAATTACTGTCTTTGTCACCACCCACTTCATGGATGAGGCCGAGTATTGCGACCGTATCTCTATCATGGTGGATGGCATGATCCGTGCTCTCGATACGCCCGATGAACTGAAACGGCAATTTAAGGTTGCTACGATGGATGATGTTTTCCAGCAGTTGGCACGGGAGGCGGTGCGTACGGCGGATTAG
- a CDS encoding helix-turn-helix domain-containing protein, translating into MEDGINTLRYSDIFLAMYFNDGVSCLHRNHSHVLVYMYSGELEINERGRITRLYKGDCAFIRKDFSVQMTKQARDGEQFKAIFLMFTTKFLRDFYNQLDKDTIPKEAKREKVSLCKLPSNRPDIVSLFESMTPYFNSNIQPTDKLLQLKMTEGLYVLLNTSKNLYASIFDFTDPWKIDILEFLERNYMNDLSIEEIANYTGRSLSTFKRDFKKYSNLSPQKWLIQRRLETAHELIKRGGRRVSDICFEVGFKNLSHFSKIYKGMYGVPPTEEI; encoded by the coding sequence ATGGAGGACGGAATTAATACACTGCGTTATTCGGATATCTTTTTGGCAATGTACTTCAATGATGGAGTGAGTTGCCTGCATCGGAATCATTCACACGTGTTGGTCTATATGTATTCCGGTGAACTGGAGATCAATGAACGGGGGAGAATCACCCGTTTATATAAAGGAGATTGTGCATTTATCCGCAAGGATTTCAGCGTACAGATGACGAAACAGGCAAGAGACGGTGAACAATTTAAAGCTATTTTCCTGATGTTCACCACAAAATTCCTGCGTGATTTTTACAATCAGTTAGACAAAGATACAATACCCAAGGAGGCGAAACGAGAGAAGGTAAGTCTTTGTAAACTACCATCCAATCGCCCCGATATTGTAAGCTTGTTCGAGTCAATGACTCCTTATTTCAATTCAAACATTCAGCCTACAGATAAGTTACTCCAATTGAAAATGACTGAGGGGCTTTATGTACTGCTTAATACCAGTAAGAACCTTTATGCTTCTATTTTTGACTTTACCGATCCTTGGAAGATTGATATTCTTGAATTTTTGGAACGAAATTACATGAATGATCTGTCAATAGAAGAAATAGCCAACTACACGGGACGCAGTCTCTCCACGTTCAAACGGGATTTCAAGAAATATAGCAATCTCTCTCCACAAAAATGGTTGATACAACGCCGTCTTGAAACCGCGCACGAGTTGATAAAGAGAGGTGGACGCAGAGTGTCGGATATTTGTTTTGAAGTGGGCTTTAAAAACCTTTCTCACTTCTCGAAGATATATAAGGGAATGTATGGGGTGCCTCCGACAGAGGAAATATAA
- a CDS encoding alanyl-tRNA editing protein — translation MEQQIQLNDHNKQEYPPMHTCEHIVNRTMMNLFGCGRSVSAHIERKKSKLDYSLETAPTEEDVKRLEEAVNDVIAQGLDVTTEFITQEEAQGRFDLKRLPEDASETVRIVKVGDYDECLCLGTHVKNTSEIGIFKVISHDWNEGAKLWRMRFKLTAL, via the coding sequence ATGGAACAACAAATTCAACTCAACGACCACAACAAACAAGAATACCCACCCATGCATACTTGCGAGCATATAGTTAACCGTACCATGATGAATCTTTTCGGCTGTGGACGGTCAGTATCCGCACATATAGAGAGAAAGAAAAGTAAACTGGACTATTCTTTGGAAACTGCTCCTACCGAGGAAGATGTGAAGCGATTAGAAGAAGCTGTAAATGATGTGATTGCGCAAGGATTGGATGTTACCACAGAATTCATCACGCAGGAAGAAGCACAAGGACGCTTTGACTTGAAACGTCTGCCGGAGGATGCTTCGGAAACCGTACGCATAGTGAAAGTTGGTGATTACGATGAATGCCTCTGCTTGGGAACGCACGTAAAGAACACCTCCGAAATAGGAATCTTCAAAGTGATCAGCCATGACTGGAATGAAGGAGCAAAACTGTGGAGAATGCGTTTCAAATTAACAGCGCTATAA
- a CDS encoding ABC transporter permease, with the protein MIKFLIEKEFKQLLRNSFLPKMILIFPCMIMILMPWAANLEIKNINLNIVDNDHSVLSRRLVDKIGASTYFRTTALPDTYNEGLRSIEIGSADIILEIPRDFEKNWVTGKSPRLLVAVNAVNGTKGGLGGSYLSSIINDYTRELQSESPAKAMSAGMGLPRIGISTQNLYNPNLNYKLFMVPALMVMLLTMICGFLPALNVVGEKEVGTIEQINVTPVSKLTFILAKLIPYWLIGFIVLTICFFLAWLLYGILPVGHFVTIYLFAVVFLFVVSGFGLVISNHSATLQQAMFVMWFFMLILMLMSGLFTPVHSMPEWAQLIAALNPLKYFVEVMRTIYLRGGGIVELLSQLGALTAFAVFFNLWAVRSYRKNN; encoded by the coding sequence ATGATAAAGTTTCTGATAGAAAAAGAATTCAAGCAGTTGCTCCGTAACTCGTTCCTGCCGAAGATGATTCTTATCTTCCCCTGTATGATTATGATACTGATGCCTTGGGCGGCAAATCTGGAGATAAAGAACATTAACCTGAATATTGTGGATAATGACCACAGCGTACTTTCGCGCCGCCTTGTGGATAAGATCGGTGCATCCACCTATTTCCGTACAACGGCCCTTCCTGATACTTACAATGAAGGATTGCGCTCCATCGAAATCGGTTCAGCGGATATTATCCTGGAGATTCCCCGCGATTTTGAGAAAAACTGGGTGACGGGTAAAAGCCCCCGCCTGCTGGTTGCCGTCAATGCGGTGAACGGTACAAAGGGAGGATTGGGCGGCTCGTACCTGTCTTCCATCATTAATGACTATACCCGTGAGTTGCAATCGGAATCACCGGCAAAGGCAATGTCTGCCGGGATGGGATTGCCCCGGATCGGCATTTCAACGCAGAATCTGTATAACCCGAACCTGAACTACAAGCTCTTTATGGTTCCGGCATTGATGGTGATGTTGTTGACAATGATTTGCGGCTTTCTTCCGGCGCTCAATGTAGTAGGTGAGAAAGAAGTGGGCACTATCGAGCAGATCAATGTAACGCCTGTTTCCAAACTGACGTTTATTCTTGCCAAGCTGATACCTTATTGGCTGATAGGTTTCATTGTGCTTACGATATGTTTCTTTCTGGCATGGTTGCTCTATGGCATTCTTCCTGTGGGGCATTTTGTGACGATATACCTTTTTGCAGTGGTCTTCCTGTTCGTGGTCTCCGGATTCGGTCTGGTGATTTCCAATCATTCCGCTACGTTGCAGCAGGCCATGTTCGTCATGTGGTTCTTTATGCTGATACTGATGCTGATGAGCGGCTTGTTCACTCCCGTACACAGTATGCCGGAGTGGGCACAACTGATTGCTGCGCTCAATCCGCTGAAATATTTTGTAGAGGTGATGCGTACCATTTACCTGCGGGGTGGTGGCATTGTGGAGTTACTTTCACAGTTGGGAGCATTGACGGCCTTTGCGGTGTTCTTCAATTTGTGGGCGGTGAGGAGTTACAGAAAGAATAATTGA
- a CDS encoding ABC transporter permease, with protein MKQFIAFVRKEFFHIFRDRRTMLILLGMPVVQIILFGFAITTEVKNVRVAILDPSNDVVTRRIIDRLDASEYFSVTTNLNTPDEVEKSFRRGDIDLAVIFSEQFANHVYTGDACVQLVADATDPNTATTQTGYAANIISSAGREMLPEGMQVSTIVPEVKLLYNPQMKSAYNFVPGVMGLILMLICAMMTSISIVREKETGTMEILLVSPVKPLFIILAKAVPYFVLSFVNLTTILLLSVYVLDVPVAGSLFWLIVVSLLFIFVSLALGLLISSVTRTQVAAMLASGLILMMPTMLLSGMIFPIESMPLLLQGISAVLPARWYIQAVRKLMIEGVDISLVLTEVSILAVMAVALITISFKKFKNRLE; from the coding sequence ATGAAACAATTTATAGCTTTTGTCCGAAAGGAATTCTTCCATATCTTCCGCGACAGGCGAACCATGCTGATATTGCTGGGTATGCCTGTGGTGCAGATTATCCTTTTCGGCTTTGCCATAACCACGGAAGTGAAGAATGTCCGTGTTGCCATTCTCGACCCGTCGAACGATGTTGTCACCCGGCGCATTATCGACCGTCTGGATGCGAGTGAATATTTCTCCGTCACCACAAATCTGAATACTCCGGACGAGGTTGAGAAGTCTTTCAGACGGGGAGACATTGACCTGGCAGTCATCTTCAGCGAGCAATTTGCGAATCACGTTTATACTGGAGATGCTTGTGTACAGTTGGTGGCCGATGCTACCGACCCCAATACGGCAACCACACAGACCGGTTATGCCGCCAATATCATATCCTCTGCCGGACGCGAAATGCTTCCGGAGGGAATGCAGGTTTCCACTATTGTTCCCGAAGTGAAGCTGCTTTATAATCCGCAGATGAAGAGCGCCTACAACTTTGTGCCGGGTGTGATGGGACTGATCCTGATGTTGATTTGTGCCATGATGACTTCCATATCCATTGTTCGGGAGAAGGAGACGGGGACGATGGAGATATTGTTGGTTTCTCCGGTGAAGCCGCTATTCATTATTCTTGCCAAGGCAGTTCCTTACTTTGTACTTTCGTTTGTCAACCTGACAACGATTTTGCTGCTCTCGGTCTATGTGCTCGATGTTCCTGTGGCGGGTAGCTTGTTTTGGCTGATTGTGGTATCGCTGCTCTTTATCTTTGTTTCCCTGGCTCTGGGCTTGCTGATTTCCTCGGTGACGCGGACGCAGGTTGCTGCCATGCTTGCATCGGGATTGATACTGATGATGCCTACCATGCTGCTCTCCGGTATGATATTTCCCATAGAGAGCATGCCCTTGCTGCTTCAAGGTATTTCGGCCGTACTTCCTGCCCGCTGGTACATTCAGGCTGTGCGGAAGCTGATGATCGAAGGAGTGGACATCTCACTGGTATTGACGGAAGTCAGTATTCTTGCTGTAATGGCGGTTGCGCTGATTACGATTAGTTTCAAGAAGTTTAAGAATCGATTAGAATAG
- a CDS encoding acyltransferase family protein, giving the protein MNTQTTYLASKPHYEILDGLRGVAAVMVVIFHLFEAHAGGNHLTQIINHGYLAVDFFFMLSGFVIGYAYDDRWNRMSIGTFFKRRVIRLHPMVIIGSIIGALFFFFQKSPCFPNMDNISVGTVLIIMLYGCTLLPLPLKWDIRGWTEMHPLNGPAWSLYYEYIGNILYALFVRKFNKVALSILVFLAACATLHLCLTAPNGDIVGGWALNWEQQYVGFVRLLYPFFAGLLLSRLGWLIRVKKRAFWWCSLMIVIVLSVPRIGGEDGFWMNGLYEAFCIIFIFPVIVSMGAGGKVTGKRSVGICKFLGDISYPVYITHYPLIYTYTAWACNNNATITEGLPYMILTFVGAFVLAYACLKLYDEPVRKWLTNRFLKGVRKAK; this is encoded by the coding sequence ATGAACACGCAGACAACTTATCTCGCCTCTAAGCCGCATTATGAAATCCTGGATGGATTGCGTGGAGTGGCGGCTGTTATGGTCGTAATATTCCATCTTTTCGAAGCACATGCAGGTGGCAACCATCTCACGCAAATCATTAATCACGGTTATCTTGCTGTTGACTTCTTCTTTATGCTTTCGGGCTTTGTAATCGGTTATGCCTATGATGACCGCTGGAACCGGATGAGTATCGGTACTTTCTTCAAACGCCGTGTCATCCGTCTGCATCCTATGGTAATTATAGGTAGCATTATCGGTGCGCTTTTCTTTTTCTTCCAGAAATCTCCCTGTTTTCCGAATATGGATAATATATCGGTCGGAACAGTTTTGATAATCATGCTCTATGGCTGTACATTACTTCCCCTTCCTTTGAAGTGGGACATTCGTGGGTGGACGGAAATGCACCCGTTGAATGGGCCGGCATGGTCGCTTTATTATGAATATATCGGCAATATCCTGTACGCACTGTTTGTCCGTAAGTTCAACAAGGTTGCTTTGTCTATTCTTGTTTTTCTGGCAGCCTGTGCCACTTTGCATCTCTGCCTTACTGCGCCCAATGGTGATATCGTGGGCGGATGGGCATTGAATTGGGAACAGCAATATGTGGGCTTTGTCCGTTTGCTCTATCCGTTCTTTGCAGGTTTGTTGCTTTCACGCTTGGGCTGGCTCATACGGGTGAAGAAACGCGCATTCTGGTGGTGTAGCCTGATGATTGTGATAGTTCTTTCTGTTCCCCGTATTGGCGGTGAAGATGGTTTCTGGATGAATGGACTCTATGAGGCATTTTGCATTATCTTTATCTTCCCGGTCATTGTTTCGATGGGAGCCGGTGGCAAAGTTACGGGAAAACGCTCTGTAGGTATCTGTAAGTTTCTGGGCGATATCTCATATCCCGTTTATATCACTCATTATCCGCTGATATATACATATACAGCCTGGGCATGCAACAATAATGCGACCATTACCGAAGGCCTTCCTTATATGATACTGACCTTTGTCGGAGCTTTCGTCCTTGCTTATGCTTGCCTGAAACTCTATGACGAACCGGTACGCAAATGGCTGACCAATCGTTTCCTGAAAGGAGTGCGTAAAGCAAAATAA
- a CDS encoding DapH/DapD/GlmU-related protein yields the protein MNDIFAKDLSGEMVSPNEPGYDELITDIFDTMKTATEMNTGYHTPEVVHEYMGRILDKELDASTTVLPPLYIDYGKPVTIGKGCFIQQCCTFFGRGGITIGNEVFIGSKVNLITINHDVNPENRNATYGRPIVIEDKVWIGINSTILPGVKVGYGAIVGAGSVVTKDVPAMTIVAGNPARIIKKIFPNSVPTNSHLKKHFL from the coding sequence ATGAACGATATTTTTGCAAAAGATTTAAGCGGTGAGATGGTTTCACCTAATGAGCCGGGCTATGACGAATTGATAACTGACATCTTCGACACAATGAAGACCGCAACCGAAATGAATACAGGTTATCACACTCCCGAAGTAGTGCATGAATATATGGGACGTATTTTGGATAAGGAACTGGATGCAAGTACCACCGTTCTGCCACCACTCTACATCGATTATGGAAAACCCGTAACTATCGGTAAAGGATGCTTTATCCAGCAATGCTGCACATTTTTCGGACGAGGTGGGATTACGATAGGCAATGAGGTGTTTATCGGATCGAAAGTGAATCTGATTACGATTAACCATGACGTGAATCCGGAGAATCGTAATGCTACATACGGTCGTCCGATTGTGATTGAAGACAAGGTTTGGATAGGTATAAATTCCACGATACTACCGGGCGTTAAGGTTGGTTACGGAGCCATTGTTGGAGCCGGTAGTGTGGTGACAAAGGATGTTCCTGCCATGACAATTGTGGCCGGCAATCCTGCACGGATCATCAAAAAGATATTCCCTAATTCCGTACCAACTAACAGCCATTTAAAGAAGCACTTTTTATAA